Proteins found in one Choloepus didactylus isolate mChoDid1 chromosome 3, mChoDid1.pri, whole genome shotgun sequence genomic segment:
- the LOC119529515 gene encoding growth-regulated protein homolog gamma-like produces MARAATSAVPRVPRLLPAALLLLLVLAAGQRAAGAPVVSELRCHCLQTVQGIHPKNIESVKVTAPGAHCAQTEVIATLKNGQEACLNPEAPMVKKIIQKMLNRGSNN; encoded by the exons ATGGCCCGCGCCGCTACCTCCGCCGTCCCCCGGGTCCCCCGGCTCCTCCCCGCCGCGCTGCTGCTGCTCCTCGTGCTCGCCGCCGGCCAGCGCGCAGCAG GGGCTCCCGTGGTCTCTGAACTGCGCTGCCACTGCCTGCAGACCGTGCAGGGAATTCACCCCAAGAACATCGAAAGCGTGAAGGTGACGGCCCCGGGAGCCCACTGCGCCCAAACCGAAGTCAT AGCCACTCTCAAGAATGGGCAGGAAGCTTGCCTCAACCCTGAAGCCCCCATGGTTAAGAAAATCATCCAAAAGATGCTAAACCG GGGCAGCAATAACTGA
- the LOC119528667 gene encoding growth-regulated protein homolog gamma-like isoform X2, with protein MARAATSAVPRVPRLLPAALLLLLVLAAGQRAAGAPVVSELRCHCLQTVQGIHFKNIESVKVTAPGAHCAQTEVIATLKNGQEACLNPEAPMVKKIVQKMLNRGSSS; from the exons ATGGCCCGCGCCGCTACCTCCGCCGTCCCCCGGGTCCCCCGGCTCCTCCCCGCCGCGCTGCTGCTGCTCCTCGTGCTCGCCGCCGGCCAGCGCGCAGCAG GGGCTCCCGTGGTCTCTGAACTGCGCTGCCACTGCCTGCAGACCGTGCAGGGAATTCACTTCAAGAACATCGAAAGCGTGAAGGTGACGGCCCCGGGAGCCCACTGCGCCCAAACCGAAGTCAT AGCCACTCTCAAGAATGGGCAGGAAGCTTGTCTCAACCCCGAAGCCCCCATGGTTAAGAAAATCGTCCAAAAGATGCTAAACCG GGGCAGCAGCAGTTGA
- the LOC119528667 gene encoding growth-regulated protein homolog gamma-like isoform X1, giving the protein MARAATSAVPRVPRLLPAALLLLLVLAAGQRAAGETRSRSPDPTCSQGSGGRPAGDTPANLFSPPGAPVVSELRCHCLQTVQGIHFKNIESVKVTAPGAHCAQTEVIATLKNGQEACLNPEAPMVKKIVQKMLNR; this is encoded by the exons ATGGCCCGCGCCGCTACCTCCGCCGTCCCCCGGGTCCCCCGGCTCCTCCCCGCCGCGCTGCTGCTGCTCCTCGTGCTCGCCGCCGGCCAGCGCGCAGCAGGTGAGACTCGGAGCCGGAGCCCGGATCCTACCTGCAGCCAGGGGTCGGGTGGGCGCCCGGCGGGAGACACCCCCGCTAACCTCTTTTCTCCCCCAGGGGCTCCCGTGGTCTCTGAACTGCGCTGCCACTGCCTGCAGACCGTGCAGGGAATTCACTTCAAGAACATCGAAAGCGTGAAGGTGACGGCCCCGGGAGCCCACTGCGCCCAAACCGAAGTCAT AGCCACTCTCAAGAATGGGCAGGAAGCTTGTCTCAACCCCGAAGCCCCCATGGTTAAGAAAATCGTCCAAAAGATGCTAAACCGGTGA